The Achromobacter pestifer genome includes a region encoding these proteins:
- a CDS encoding amino acid ABC transporter permease, which yields MDWLLDFYNWRIVSQYTGQFATGLANTLIAAGASLVLSVLAGIPLALAHMSPRAAVWRPVAAYVQFIRSTPLLVQIYLVYYAVPMLVPGAKGWSEMLLGILAMTLHHAAYMSEIIRVGIESVPRGQIEGAKACGMNYRQRLRYVVLPQAFANTLPPLLGQTAVLIKDTSLLSLITVFELVAAGVQMNSDRIVPNESFLTIAAGYLLIYACMLLLSRGVSTWLAGPAWNAR from the coding sequence ATGGACTGGCTGCTCGATTTCTATAACTGGCGCATCGTCAGCCAGTACACGGGCCAGTTCGCCACCGGCCTGGCCAATACCCTGATCGCGGCGGGCGCAAGCCTGGTGCTGTCGGTGCTGGCCGGGATTCCGCTGGCGCTTGCCCATATGTCGCCCCGCGCCGCCGTCTGGCGGCCGGTGGCGGCCTATGTGCAATTCATCCGTTCCACCCCCTTGCTGGTGCAGATCTACCTGGTCTATTACGCGGTGCCCATGCTGGTGCCGGGGGCCAAGGGCTGGAGCGAGATGCTGCTGGGCATCCTCGCCATGACGCTGCACCATGCCGCCTACATGAGCGAAATCATCCGCGTGGGCATCGAATCCGTGCCGCGCGGCCAGATCGAAGGCGCCAAGGCCTGTGGCATGAATTACCGTCAGCGCCTGCGTTACGTGGTGCTGCCGCAAGCCTTTGCCAATACGCTGCCGCCACTCTTGGGCCAGACCGCCGTGCTGATCAAGGACACCTCGCTGCTGTCGCTGATCACGGTGTTCGAACTGGTCGCGGCCGGCGTGCAGATGAACAGCGACCGCATCGTGCCCAACGAAAGTTTCCTGACCATCGCGGCCGGCTATCTGCTGATCTATGCCTGCATGCTGCTGCTGTCGCGGGGCGTGAGCACCTGGCTGGCGGGTCCCGCCTGGAACGCGAGGTAA
- a CDS encoding amino acid ABC transporter ATP-binding protein — MAEPLLVVQAVTKTYQRDGQAPHLALDGIDCQLGRGEVMVVVGPSGSGKSTLLRTLNGLESIDSGAIRVDGVSLTDPATDVNRWRTEVGMVFQHFNLFQHRTALDNVALPQRVVRGRSRADAERYARELLGRVGMGDYGARYPSQLSGGQQQRVAIARALAMDPKLMLFDEATSALDPETVGGILELMRALARDGMTMAVVTHEMGFARDVGDRALFMDAGRIVEMGTPDEVFGHPREARTRAFLEKIL; from the coding sequence GTGGCGGAACCTCTGCTGGTAGTCCAGGCAGTCACCAAGACCTATCAACGCGACGGGCAGGCCCCGCATCTGGCGTTGGACGGCATCGACTGCCAGCTCGGCCGCGGCGAGGTCATGGTGGTGGTCGGCCCCTCTGGATCCGGCAAGAGCACCTTGCTGCGCACGCTCAACGGCCTGGAGAGCATCGACAGCGGCGCCATCCGCGTGGACGGCGTCTCGCTCACGGACCCGGCCACCGACGTCAACCGCTGGCGCACCGAAGTCGGCATGGTGTTCCAGCACTTCAACCTGTTCCAACACCGTACTGCGCTGGACAACGTCGCGCTACCCCAGCGGGTGGTGCGCGGGCGTTCGCGCGCCGACGCCGAACGCTACGCCCGCGAACTGCTGGGCCGCGTCGGCATGGGCGACTACGGCGCGCGCTATCCCAGCCAGCTCTCCGGCGGCCAGCAGCAGCGCGTGGCGATCGCGCGCGCGCTGGCCATGGACCCCAAATTGATGCTGTTCGACGAGGCCACCTCGGCGCTCGACCCCGAAACCGTGGGAGGCATTCTCGAACTGATGCGCGCGCTGGCGCGCGACGGCATGACCATGGCCGTGGTGACCCATGAAATGGGCTTCGCGCGCGACGTGGGCGACCGCGCGCTCTTCATGGACGCCGGCCGCATCGTGGAAATGGGCACGCCGGACGAGGTGTTCGGCCACCCCAGGGAAGCGCGCACCCGCGCCTTCCTGGAGAAGATTCTGTAG
- a CDS encoding NAD(P)/FAD-dependent oxidoreductase has translation MASEYIDTYYKRTLADSETRYAPLSGASSTDVCVVGAGMAGLSAALELARRGRDVTLLEGRRIAWGASGRNGGSVSPAFSAGADAIRKHVDEDHYRKLYRLSMEGVEIIRNNIRDLDIAEARKVDGRLRVVRYEATDALRQWCDSQQRDFGRDVRLLSRGQVRERLLSDVYFQGVEDPTSFHFHPLNYARALARECARLGVRIHEDSPVTQATLDGAVKRLQTEHGQVDARSVVLATGGYTEGVVPALRRAMLPIATYIMLTEPLGDRVQEAIRTTAAIGDDRRAGNYYRVLDGGRIGWGSRITTRVYDPPDLAESLRRELLSVYPQLQGLRVETAWSGRMAYARHLMPQIGQLSPDVWYCTAFGGHGMNTASIGGRVVAEGIAGDTQRHKLFAPFGLAWNGGSLGTAAVQLTYWSYQARDWWRERRSRA, from the coding sequence ATGGCTTCCGAGTACATCGACACCTATTACAAGCGCACGCTGGCCGACAGCGAGACCCGCTACGCGCCCCTGTCCGGCGCGTCCAGCACCGATGTCTGCGTGGTCGGGGCAGGAATGGCGGGCCTGTCCGCCGCGCTGGAGCTGGCCCGCCGCGGCCGCGACGTGACCTTGCTGGAAGGGCGGCGCATTGCCTGGGGCGCTTCGGGGCGCAACGGCGGCTCCGTCTCGCCGGCATTCTCCGCCGGGGCCGACGCCATCCGGAAACACGTCGACGAAGACCACTACCGCAAACTCTATCGGCTGTCGATGGAGGGCGTGGAGATTATCCGCAACAACATCCGCGATCTGGACATTGCCGAGGCCCGCAAGGTCGACGGCCGGCTGCGCGTGGTGCGCTACGAGGCGACCGACGCCCTGCGGCAATGGTGCGACAGCCAGCAACGCGACTTCGGCCGCGACGTGCGCCTGCTGAGCCGCGGCCAGGTCCGCGAACGCCTGCTGTCCGACGTCTACTTCCAGGGCGTGGAGGACCCCACGTCCTTTCACTTCCATCCCCTGAACTACGCCCGCGCGCTGGCCCGCGAGTGCGCGCGCCTGGGTGTGCGCATCCACGAGGACTCGCCCGTCACGCAGGCGACGCTGGATGGCGCGGTCAAGCGCCTGCAGACGGAGCACGGCCAGGTCGATGCCCGCAGCGTGGTGCTGGCCACCGGCGGCTATACCGAGGGCGTGGTCCCGGCGCTGCGCCGCGCGATGCTGCCCATCGCCACCTATATCATGCTGACCGAGCCGCTGGGCGACCGGGTGCAGGAAGCCATCCGCACCACCGCCGCCATCGGCGACGACCGGCGCGCCGGCAACTATTACCGGGTGCTCGACGGCGGCCGCATCGGCTGGGGCAGTAGAATCACCACCCGTGTCTACGACCCGCCCGATCTGGCGGAGTCGCTGCGCCGCGAACTGCTCTCCGTCTATCCCCAATTGCAGGGGCTGCGCGTGGAAACGGCGTGGTCGGGGCGCATGGCCTACGCGCGGCATCTGATGCCGCAGATCGGGCAGTTGTCGCCGGACGTCTGGTACTGCACGGCGTTCGGCGGACACGGCATGAACACCGCGTCGATCGGCGGCCGGGTGGTCGCCGAAGGGATCGCGGGGGACACCCAGCGCCACAAGCTGTTCGCCCCGTTCGGGCTGGCCTGGAATGGCGGCAGCCTGGGCACGGCGGCGGTGCAACTTACTTATTGGTCTTACCAGGCGCGCGACTGGTGGCGGGAGCGGCGGTCGCGGGCATGA
- a CDS encoding helix-turn-helix domain-containing protein, giving the protein MEGNKQSVLAQRLRALRQARAWTLKQAAAATGVSASTLSKIENSLLSPTYDNLIKIAAGLELDVAELFTASDAHMGTGRRSLSRQGEGRQYETPYYDHRLLCTALSHKRMMPFHTRVKARSFDEFHDWSRHRGEEFVYVLEGEVELYTEFYEPARLKAGESFYIDSRMGHRVISLSPEDALVLWVSTHADIGEE; this is encoded by the coding sequence ATGGAAGGCAACAAACAGAGCGTGTTGGCACAGCGGCTGCGAGCCTTGCGCCAGGCGCGGGCGTGGACTTTGAAGCAGGCGGCCGCGGCCACCGGCGTGTCCGCGTCCACGTTGTCCAAGATCGAAAACAGCCTGCTGTCGCCCACCTATGACAACCTGATCAAGATCGCGGCCGGCCTGGAACTGGACGTGGCCGAACTCTTCACCGCGTCCGACGCCCACATGGGCACCGGCCGCCGCAGCCTGAGCCGCCAGGGGGAAGGGCGCCAGTACGAAACCCCGTACTACGACCACCGACTGCTGTGCACCGCGCTGTCGCACAAGCGCATGATGCCCTTCCACACTCGCGTCAAGGCCCGTTCCTTCGACGAATTCCACGACTGGAGCCGGCACCGCGGCGAGGAATTTGTCTACGTCCTGGAGGGCGAGGTCGAGCTCTACACCGAGTTCTACGAACCTGCCCGGCTGAAGGCCGGGGAGAGCTTCTATATAGACAGCCGCATGGGCCACCGGGTGATCAGCCTGAGCCCGGAGGATGCGCTGGTGCTGTGGGTGTCGACCCATGCGGACATTGGCGAGGAATAG
- a CDS encoding DUF4224 domain-containing protein, with protein MNEYLSASDLAELVGCKPNQRAMMARWLNRHGWRYVVDKNGIPRVLRAYRDKKLGVVDGQQKAGLTSAPNRDAFARMGEDRDRKAVQARRQAAH; from the coding sequence ATGAACGAATACCTCTCGGCCTCCGACCTGGCCGAACTGGTCGGGTGCAAGCCGAACCAGAGGGCAATGATGGCGCGCTGGCTCAACCGCCACGGCTGGCGTTACGTCGTTGATAAGAACGGCATCCCGCGCGTCCTGCGGGCATATCGAGATAAGAAACTGGGAGTAGTAGATGGCCAGCAAAAAGCCGGTCTCACGTCGGCCCCGAACCGCGACGCCTTCGCCCGCATGGGAGAAGACCGGGATCGCAAGGCTGTACAAGCGCGTCGGCAAGCGGCGCATTAG
- a CDS encoding amino acid ABC transporter permease, translating into MFDSYISTAGVVLPFLLKGFWETLKISFVAIIAGSLLGFVIGVIRSYRIRGVHQLLGLYIHILRGTPFLVQLYIFYFVLPSTGIEMLHWDSGTAAFVSLSVYTSCYVAEIVMGAIQAVPRGQTEGAMTLGLRPFQILRLVILPQAMRLIVQPMSGVYVMLIKSTAILSVVGITELTRQGEVFIITFPAKSLFIYGMIAAIYFIYCYPLLRLANWLEKRLTGGLQGAGLN; encoded by the coding sequence ATGTTCGACTCCTATATTTCCACCGCCGGCGTCGTGCTGCCTTTCCTGCTGAAGGGCTTCTGGGAGACCTTGAAGATCTCCTTCGTGGCCATCATCGCCGGGTCCCTGCTGGGTTTCGTGATCGGCGTGATCCGCAGCTACCGTATCCGCGGCGTGCACCAGTTGCTGGGTCTGTACATCCACATCCTGCGCGGCACGCCGTTCCTGGTGCAGCTCTACATCTTCTATTTCGTGCTGCCCAGTACCGGCATCGAAATGCTGCACTGGGATTCTGGCACGGCGGCCTTCGTGTCGCTGTCGGTCTACACCTCCTGCTATGTCGCCGAGATCGTCATGGGCGCGATCCAGGCCGTGCCGCGCGGCCAGACCGAAGGCGCGATGACGTTGGGCCTGAGGCCGTTCCAGATCCTGCGGCTGGTCATCCTGCCGCAGGCCATGCGCCTGATCGTCCAGCCCATGAGCGGTGTCTACGTCATGCTGATCAAGAGCACCGCCATCCTGTCGGTGGTCGGCATTACCGAGCTGACGCGGCAAGGCGAGGTCTTCATCATCACCTTCCCGGCCAAGTCGCTGTTCATCTACGGCATGATCGCCGCCATCTACTTCATCTACTGCTACCCGCTGCTGCGCCTGGCCAACTGGCTGGAAAAGCGCCTGACGGGCGGCCTGCAGGGCGCGGGCCTGAACTGA
- the pdxK gene encoding pyridoxine/pyridoxal/pyridoxamine kinase, whose protein sequence is MSAIPAVTAQVDIVSVQSQVVYGCVGNNAAMPVFRKAGLHAIAVPTVILSNTPHYPTLHGGAVPLDWFEGLLQGLDERGVTRTARAVVCGYLGQPGQAGLLANWLPSLRASRPDLKVHIDPVMGDRNDGLYVNEGLVEQYRDLLVPLADGMTPNHFELELLAGRALSSIDEVVAAARELIARGPDWIVVTSAAPMAAAAGTLQLAVVTRDQATVVTHPEIAIPPSVHGTGDVFMASVTARLLNGQELVEAVREAAAQVTVALERTRELGWEELAVEG, encoded by the coding sequence ATGAGCGCAATCCCCGCCGTTACCGCGCAGGTGGATATCGTTTCCGTCCAATCCCAGGTCGTGTATGGCTGCGTCGGCAACAACGCCGCCATGCCGGTCTTCCGCAAGGCGGGCCTGCACGCGATCGCGGTGCCCACCGTGATCCTCAGCAACACGCCGCACTATCCGACCTTGCACGGCGGCGCCGTGCCGCTGGACTGGTTCGAAGGGCTGTTGCAAGGCCTGGACGAGCGCGGCGTCACCAGGACCGCGCGCGCGGTGGTGTGCGGATACCTGGGCCAACCGGGGCAGGCCGGGCTGCTGGCCAACTGGCTGCCGTCGCTGCGCGCCTCGCGGCCGGACCTGAAGGTGCATATCGATCCCGTCATGGGCGACCGCAACGACGGCCTGTATGTCAACGAAGGACTGGTCGAGCAGTACCGGGACCTGTTGGTGCCGCTGGCCGACGGCATGACGCCGAACCACTTCGAGCTGGAATTGCTGGCGGGGCGCGCCCTGTCGTCAATCGACGAGGTGGTGGCCGCCGCGCGCGAACTGATCGCGCGCGGTCCGGACTGGATCGTGGTGACCAGCGCCGCGCCCATGGCCGCGGCGGCCGGCACTTTGCAGCTGGCGGTGGTGACGCGGGATCAGGCCACCGTCGTGACGCACCCGGAGATCGCGATACCGCCCTCGGTGCACGGCACGGGCGACGTGTTCATGGCCAGCGTGACGGCGCGGCTGCTGAACGGGCAAGAGCTGGTCGAGGCGGTGCGGGAGGCCGCCGCCCAGGTCACGGTGGCGCTGGAGCGCACCCGCGAACTGGGCTGGGAAGAACTGGCGGTGGAAGGCTAG
- a CDS encoding cupin domain-containing protein, with protein sequence MKNDQSRLARIDAGPMKNPVPGKPRRPISGDAAFRTVTAFEGNGGKAEAGVWESTAGVFQSNTTGYIEFGYIVEGSARLVDPDGTVHELTVGEAFVMPEGYAGRWEVDQFVKKIYFITRM encoded by the coding sequence ATGAAGAACGACCAATCGCGGCTCGCCCGCATCGACGCCGGCCCCATGAAGAATCCCGTGCCCGGCAAGCCGCGCCGCCCGATCTCGGGCGATGCCGCGTTCCGCACCGTGACCGCCTTCGAAGGCAATGGCGGCAAGGCCGAGGCCGGTGTCTGGGAAAGCACTGCCGGCGTGTTCCAGTCCAACACCACGGGCTATATCGAGTTCGGCTACATCGTCGAGGGCTCGGCGCGCCTGGTCGATCCGGACGGCACCGTGCACGAGTTGACCGTGGGCGAAGCCTTCGTCATGCCCGAAGGCTATGCCGGCCGCTGGGAAGTGGACCAGTTCGTCAAGAAAATCTATTTCATCACCCGCATGTAG
- a CDS encoding helix-turn-helix domain-containing protein, whose translation MIDLPHRLRALRRQQTLSLEQLAQRTGLTKSYLSKLERGLSEPSISTVLRLAEAYGLGVSELVGTDDAAQEEVVSVVRVADREALQRRGLGSEYHYESLAGRRKVKAMEPFVVHPPRDFPDATAVFPHPGEEFLLVLKGAIEVHVGERQFRLETGDSVYFDSELPHRMRTVSRAMAEVLVVAAH comes from the coding sequence ATGATAGACCTGCCGCACCGCCTGCGCGCCCTGCGCCGCCAGCAAACCCTGTCCCTGGAACAGCTGGCGCAGCGCACTGGATTGACCAAGAGCTACCTCTCCAAACTGGAGCGGGGCCTGAGCGAGCCCTCCATTTCCACCGTGCTGCGGCTGGCGGAAGCCTATGGCCTGGGCGTGTCGGAGCTGGTGGGCACGGACGATGCCGCGCAGGAAGAAGTGGTCAGCGTGGTGCGGGTGGCGGATCGCGAGGCCTTGCAGCGCCGGGGGCTGGGTAGCGAGTATCACTATGAGTCGCTGGCCGGCCGTCGCAAGGTCAAGGCGATGGAGCCTTTCGTGGTGCATCCGCCCCGCGATTTTCCCGATGCGACCGCGGTGTTTCCGCACCCCGGCGAGGAATTCCTGCTGGTGCTCAAGGGCGCCATCGAGGTCCATGTGGGCGAACGCCAGTTCCGCCTGGAGACCGGGGATTCCGTCTATTTCGATTCCGAACTGCCGCACCGCATGCGCACCGTCAGCCGGGCCATGGCCGAGGTGCTGGTGGTGGCCGCGCACTGA
- a CDS encoding aldolase, translating to MADTMHLGKDELIARAKAEMQRQFETPEWSLRERLALTCRILFDGGHDSGLAGQITARAPEPNRYYTQRLGLGFDEISASNLLLVDEDLRVQEGGGMPNPANRFHSWVYRARPDVNCIIHTHPLHAASLSMLEVPLEISHMDNCPLYDDVAFLKDWPGVPVGNEEGEIISAALGSKRAILLSHHGMLIAAGSVEEACVLALQFERAARMQLLAMAAGKIQPIPPALGREAHDWILTPKRSQVGFSYYARRALRAHPDVLA from the coding sequence ATGGCCGATACGATGCACCTGGGCAAGGACGAATTGATCGCGCGGGCGAAAGCCGAAATGCAGCGCCAGTTCGAGACGCCCGAATGGAGCCTGCGCGAACGCCTGGCGCTGACCTGCCGCATCCTGTTCGACGGTGGGCATGATTCCGGCCTGGCCGGGCAGATCACGGCGCGCGCGCCGGAGCCGAACCGGTACTACACGCAACGCCTGGGACTGGGTTTTGACGAGATCAGCGCCAGCAACCTGCTGCTGGTGGACGAGGACCTGCGCGTGCAGGAAGGCGGCGGCATGCCGAATCCGGCCAACCGCTTCCATTCCTGGGTCTACCGCGCGCGTCCGGACGTGAACTGCATCATCCACACGCACCCGCTGCACGCGGCCTCGCTGTCGATGCTGGAAGTGCCGCTGGAAATCTCGCACATGGACAACTGCCCGCTGTACGACGACGTGGCCTTCCTGAAGGATTGGCCCGGCGTGCCGGTGGGCAACGAGGAAGGCGAGATCATCTCGGCCGCGCTGGGCTCCAAGCGCGCCATCCTGCTGTCGCACCACGGCATGCTGATCGCGGCGGGTTCGGTGGAAGAGGCCTGCGTGCTGGCCCTGCAGTTCGAGCGCGCCGCCCGCATGCAGCTGCTGGCCATGGCCGCCGGCAAGATCCAGCCCATTCCGCCGGCGCTGGGCCGCGAGGCGCATGACTGGATCCTCACGCCCAAACGTTCGCAGGTCGGCTTCTCTTACTATGCGCGGCGCGCGCTGCGGGCGCATCCCGACGTGCTGGCCTGA
- a CDS encoding ABC transporter substrate-binding protein: MLKIKQWLGVAGIALAAASVALPAQADELGDILKRGELRVAVQTSGPLMSFMDKTGKRTGLAVEVAKRMADDLGVKLVLQDYEWKGLIPALLSGKADMVAADMTPTPQRAAQVLFSTPMFYADTVAVVPKDSPYKSYEELNKDGVTVGVLGASTYAEVGKKMLPKATMKEFSGGSAPVGQALSSGRLDAGIMSLSTANQFLVDFGNLRVLDGIMVREPLAFAVGPNAFRLKFWLDNWQTLKTADNTLPEQVKYWYSTDWKKDH; the protein is encoded by the coding sequence ATGCTGAAAATCAAACAATGGCTGGGCGTGGCCGGCATCGCCCTGGCGGCCGCCAGCGTCGCCTTGCCCGCGCAGGCCGACGAGCTGGGCGACATCCTCAAGCGCGGCGAGCTGCGCGTCGCGGTCCAGACCTCCGGGCCGCTGATGAGCTTCATGGACAAGACCGGCAAGCGCACCGGCCTGGCGGTGGAAGTGGCCAAGCGCATGGCCGACGACCTGGGCGTGAAGCTGGTGCTGCAGGACTATGAGTGGAAGGGCCTGATTCCGGCGCTCTTGTCCGGCAAGGCCGACATGGTGGCCGCCGACATGACGCCCACGCCGCAGCGCGCCGCGCAGGTGCTGTTTTCCACGCCGATGTTCTACGCCGACACCGTGGCCGTGGTGCCCAAGGATTCGCCCTACAAGTCCTACGAGGAACTCAACAAGGACGGCGTGACGGTGGGCGTGCTGGGCGCCAGCACCTATGCGGAAGTGGGCAAGAAGATGCTGCCCAAGGCCACCATGAAGGAATTCTCGGGCGGCAGCGCGCCGGTCGGGCAGGCCCTGTCCAGCGGCCGCCTGGACGCCGGCATCATGTCCTTGTCCACCGCCAACCAGTTCCTGGTCGACTTCGGCAACCTGCGCGTGCTGGACGGCATCATGGTGCGCGAGCCCCTGGCCTTCGCCGTCGGCCCCAACGCCTTCCGCCTGAAGTTCTGGCTGGACAATTGGCAGACGCTGAAAACGGCCGACAACACGCTGCCCGAACAGGTGAAGTACTGGTACTCGACCGACTGGAAGAAAGACCACTAA
- the amaB gene encoding L-piperidine-6-carboxylate dehydrogenase — protein MDTPQDILRALGLNPESLAGGTLRARSPIDGAELAQVHEHTVAQAHSAITRARQASLAWRDVPAPRRGELLRLFGETLRRHKRELGRLVSLEAGKIVAEGEGEVQEMIDICDFAVGLSRQLYGLTIASERPGHRMMETWHPLGVVGVISAFNFPVAVWSWNAALALVCGNAVVWKPSEKTPLTALACQALFAQAAQRFGDAPAGLSEVLIGGRDLGEALVDSHAVALVSATGSTRMGRQVGPRVAQRFGRVLLELGGNNAIIVGPTADLDMAARGIVFGAIGTAGQRCTTTRRLIVHESVADDLVQRLHKAYASATIGNPLDSATLVGPLIDRVSFDAMQAALTAAREQGGKVTGGERVLAEQYPDAWYARPAIAEMPGQTDVVCHETFAPILYVMRYADFSQALALQNGVPQGLSSAIFTNDLREAETFLSAAGSDCGIANVNIGTSGAEIGGAFGGEKETGGGRESGSDAWRNYMRRATNTINYSRHLPLAQGIKFGE, from the coding sequence ATGGACACTCCCCAAGACATCCTGCGCGCGCTCGGGCTGAACCCGGAATCGCTCGCGGGCGGCACGCTGCGCGCGCGCAGCCCGATAGACGGCGCCGAGCTGGCTCAGGTCCATGAGCACACGGTGGCCCAGGCCCATTCCGCCATCACCCGTGCGCGCCAGGCCAGTCTGGCGTGGCGCGACGTGCCCGCGCCGCGCCGCGGCGAGCTGCTGCGCCTGTTCGGCGAAACGCTGCGCCGGCACAAACGCGAGCTGGGCCGCCTGGTCAGCCTGGAAGCGGGCAAGATCGTGGCCGAGGGCGAAGGCGAAGTGCAGGAAATGATCGACATCTGCGACTTCGCCGTAGGCCTGTCGCGCCAGCTCTACGGTCTGACCATCGCTTCCGAGCGCCCCGGCCACCGCATGATGGAAACCTGGCATCCGCTGGGCGTGGTCGGCGTGATCAGCGCGTTCAACTTCCCGGTGGCCGTGTGGTCCTGGAACGCCGCGCTGGCGCTGGTCTGCGGCAACGCCGTGGTCTGGAAGCCGTCGGAGAAAACCCCGCTGACCGCGCTGGCCTGCCAGGCGCTCTTCGCCCAGGCCGCGCAGCGCTTCGGCGATGCGCCCGCCGGCCTGTCCGAAGTGCTGATTGGCGGCCGCGACCTCGGCGAGGCGCTGGTGGATTCGCACGCCGTGGCGCTGGTGTCGGCCACCGGCTCGACCCGCATGGGACGCCAGGTGGGCCCCCGCGTGGCGCAACGCTTCGGCCGCGTGCTGCTGGAGCTGGGCGGCAACAACGCCATCATCGTCGGTCCCACGGCCGATCTGGACATGGCCGCGCGCGGCATCGTGTTCGGCGCCATCGGCACGGCCGGCCAGCGCTGCACCACCACGCGCCGCCTGATCGTGCACGAAAGCGTGGCCGACGACCTGGTGCAACGCCTGCATAAGGCCTATGCCAGCGCCACCATCGGCAATCCGCTGGACAGCGCCACGCTGGTCGGCCCGCTGATCGACCGCGTGTCCTTCGACGCCATGCAGGCCGCGCTGACGGCCGCGCGCGAACAGGGCGGCAAGGTCACGGGCGGCGAGCGCGTGCTGGCCGAGCAGTATCCCGACGCCTGGTACGCGCGGCCCGCCATCGCCGAAATGCCGGGCCAGACCGACGTGGTCTGCCACGAGACCTTCGCGCCCATCCTGTATGTGATGCGCTACGCCGATTTCAGCCAGGCGCTGGCCTTGCAGAACGGCGTGCCGCAAGGCCTGTCGTCGGCCATCTTCACCAATGACCTGCGTGAAGCCGAGACCTTCCTGTCGGCGGCCGGTTCGGACTGCGGCATCGCCAACGTCAACATCGGCACCTCGGGCGCCGAGATCGGCGGCGCCTTCGGCGGAGAAAAGGAAACCGGCGGCGGCCGCGAATCGGGTTCGGACGCCTGGCGCAACTACATGCGCCGCGCGACCAATACGATCAACTATTCGCGCCATCTGCCCCTGGCCCAGGGCATCAAGTTCGGCGAATAA
- a CDS encoding phospholipase A — protein sequence MTISRPARSALPLRTLAAALAMGLAGAATAGVSYRLDRPSAAPGETVTIEAVYFNEGTSRSTWEAPPELVLQWRGQDGQIVRSLAKLRGGTASFSVPVNNFARMAWTAVVPATAQGLQAVSIEGQPAMMALDATGRDSGTLASTPARGPVVDAVSGEPVPAAAVAAVGASPEGGPSPDASVVPTVQQQTAFDRFRSSVSEYKPVYFDIGTRGQTTARFQISAKYRLFNPAGDRPATWDENFYLAYTQTSLWDLQGDSMPFIDTTFNPSGFWLSDNIWTSANQNWRFGMNTGVEHNSNGKDGADSRSLNDGYIEPRFHYRFDGGSTLTFAPRVKAYFGVASENSDYADYAGHVDWQLRWAQDNGAVISAMYRQGDQKRRTTQLDFAWPLQRTWLNMNGYLHLQYFNGYGETLLGYNQRNESQFRVGLSLVP from the coding sequence ATGACCATCAGCCGTCCAGCACGATCCGCCCTCCCCCTGCGCACCCTAGCCGCCGCCCTGGCCATGGGTCTGGCGGGCGCAGCCACCGCGGGCGTGTCGTACCGGCTGGATCGCCCCTCGGCCGCCCCGGGAGAAACCGTCACCATCGAGGCGGTGTACTTCAACGAAGGCACCTCCCGCTCCACCTGGGAAGCGCCGCCCGAACTGGTGCTGCAATGGCGCGGCCAGGACGGCCAGATCGTGCGCAGCCTGGCCAAGCTGCGCGGCGGCACGGCCAGCTTCAGCGTGCCCGTCAACAACTTCGCGCGCATGGCCTGGACCGCTGTCGTGCCTGCTACGGCCCAGGGCCTGCAGGCCGTGTCGATCGAGGGCCAGCCCGCGATGATGGCGCTGGACGCCACCGGCCGCGACAGCGGCACGCTGGCCAGCACGCCCGCGCGCGGCCCGGTCGTCGACGCCGTCAGCGGCGAGCCCGTGCCCGCTGCCGCCGTGGCTGCGGTCGGCGCGTCGCCCGAAGGCGGCCCCTCGCCCGATGCGTCCGTGGTGCCGACCGTGCAGCAGCAGACCGCGTTCGACCGCTTCCGCAGCTCGGTCTCCGAATACAAGCCGGTGTACTTCGACATCGGCACCCGCGGCCAGACCACCGCGCGCTTTCAGATCAGCGCCAAGTACCGTCTCTTCAACCCCGCGGGCGACCGCCCGGCGACCTGGGACGAGAACTTCTACCTGGCGTACACGCAGACCTCGCTGTGGGACCTGCAGGGCGATTCCATGCCCTTCATCGACACCACCTTCAACCCCAGCGGCTTCTGGCTGTCCGACAATATCTGGACGTCCGCCAACCAGAACTGGCGCTTCGGCATGAACACCGGCGTCGAGCACAATTCCAACGGCAAGGACGGCGCGGATTCGCGTTCGCTCAACGACGGCTACATCGAACCGCGCTTCCATTACCGCTTCGACGGCGGCAGCACGCTCACCTTCGCCCCCAGGGTCAAGGCCTACTTCGGCGTCGCCAGCGAAAACAGCGACTATGCCGACTACGCCGGCCATGTCGACTGGCAATTGCGTTGGGCCCAGGACAACGGCGCCGTCATTTCGGCCATGTATCGCCAGGGCGATCAGAAGCGCCGCACCACCCAGCTGGATTTCGCCTGGCCGCTGCAGCGCACCTGGCTCAACATGAACGGCTACCTGCATCTGCAGTACTTCAACGGCTACGGCGAAACGCTGCTGGGCTACAACCAGCGCAACGAATCGCAATTCCGCGTCGGCCTGTCGCTGGTGCCCTAG